The genomic stretch GTAAAATACAGAATGCTTCCTCCATCCAAACCCTGatcatttaattctttcaataattatttattgagtatctatccGGTGCCAGGTACTTTCATGGCCATCATTTTATTTGAACTTTAGAATAATCCCAAGAGATCTTATTTACAGGTGACAAAACAGGATAAAAGATCTTTagtaacttgctcagggtcaAATCACTGTGAAGCACTTTTGCCCACTCCCTCTGGCCCCATAGCCCGTGTGCTCCTGCCTGTAGTTCACTCTCCTAAAATCAGGAAGACAAGTGGCCCATTTCTTAGGTCAAGTGATCTAGCATTCTAATGAAGCCTGGCTAACTAGTGAGGGTCTTAGTTTATGAACGGAAGGGTGATCTAAAACAGGTAAGAATCTTGTTGGGAATAATCCCAGTCCTTGCTGAAAATCCTAAGAACTGGAAAGACCCATTCTTGAAAGAATCCCCTTGGAGATGAGTCACTTGGTGACATCTACATGGGGACAGAGAAGTACACGGAGTATAATCTTCTTTGAGGGTCTCAGGGTGGTGGGAAGAACTGCTCTACTTTTAGCTGGCTTTGACCCTGGAGGTGCTTTCAGATGCCCTTGTGCGTGTAATCTCAGTCCTTTCCTTCTCGTGTTAGGGGCTCTTCAGTTAGGGTTACGGGCTTCAAACAACTGAAGAGTTTAGAGGCCAATGGTTTCTCCAGACCACATTTCCAGCCAGAGATGGCATTgttcaagacaaagaaaaaactcAATTCTAAATTTTTGATGCAACTGGCAATTctggcaaagatttaaaaaactagGATAGTTTCTTTTGCTGGGCTGAGCTTTAAGGTCGAGACTTCAGGCCATGGCTGACACGGGAGGTTTGGGGCATTCTACCACTGTTGCTTGGGGACAGGCATTTTTTATAGCACTCTTCCTAGGTTGGCTCTTTCCAGAAGTTTCAAATTAatagaaatatgttttaattaGACAAGAACctagatattaattttttaatgtttatttatttttgagagagacagagagccagagagaggaagacacagaatccaaagtaggctccaggctctgagctgtcagcactgagcccgatgcagggctcaaactcacaaaccgtgagatcatgatctgagctgaagtcggacactcaaccgactgagccacccaggtaccctgacaaAAACCGCTGTTGAAAAATGGTTAAAGCATAGCTAAAAAAGAACGTCTAAGGTAGTGCTTCTCCATATGAGCATCACCAAGAGACCTCTAAAAAATTGGGACATTCAGGCCACACCCCAACCAATTAAATCAGTATCTATGGGGCTGGGACCTAGGCCTAGCAGTTTCTACAGGTCCCCAGGCGATTCCACTGAGCAGTTAATGGTTGAGACTCGTTGGTTTACTGACCAATATTCTCACCCAGCTGAAGCAGCAAAGGTCCAGAAGCTGAGCCTGTTCTCAGGGCTGAGGTCACTCTGGGAGATCACTGGCAGCTGGTGTAGGActttgaggctcagagaggacctCTCTCGGGCCCCACCCTTCACTCAGTGGTGAGCAACCTAGATCCTTCTCAAGAGCCAACTCACAAAGGCCAAAATATATTTACAGGCTGCCTTGTTTTTCCATTCCAAATGAAAACTTGATTGAGGCCCATAAAAAATGATTTGGTGTTACAATTTTTGATTACCTATTTTGCTAAATAGAAGAGTGAAAATTGGCAACTCTTCATTACTTAAAGTATCTATCTGggtatttttaagaaaggaaaatgtagacAGGTGTCTAAACTTCTATCTTcatatatggaagtgatgaatcactaaattctacacctgaaactaaataaaataaaacctaaattttttttcatgtttatttattttgagagagagagtgagcgagcaagcaagAGCATacgagtagggaggggcagagagagagggagagagagaatcccaagcaggttgtgtGCTTATAGTGCACAGCCCAACAGAAGGccccatctcacaaccatgagatcatgacctgagctgaaatcaggggttggacacttaactgagccacccaggcacccaaggaaACTTCTATCTTCTGATTACATCATTAACGCAATAATGAAACCAGGTGGTCTGTGGGTGGTTCTGGAATGTTGAATGTACATCTCTGCTTATAGTTTATGATTCTCAAATACCTGCATGGCCATTAGCTAAATTGATTAAATCAATTTTGAGGCTCTACTTATTGGTGAACAATCTGTAATCTACTTTAGACTTGGCATTTTTCTTCATGGGACCAAACAGAAGTggttaaaatctgaaaaatggcAACACCTGGGGTTGGGAAAAGACTAAATGCAAGCATCACTTGTTCCTGTGGCAAACTTTGGTGGTACTAAGCTCTCACAACACCAGGAGCTAATAGTAACGTGCTAATGTTCCAGATGGGTAACTGAGCACTGACCGAGGTGCTAGCTCTAACACTGCTGAGGTTGTCTTCTttggatcacacacacacacttgctcacatagtctctctctctctctctctctctcacacacacacacacacacttgctcagtctctctctctctctctctctctcacacacacacttgctcacatagtctctctctctctctctctcacacacacacacacacactcacacacccttCACAATCTCCCCGGCAATTCTCTGCATTGCTTTCCCCTGCAGTACTTTTCTCTTCTCACTGACCAAATCTTCATGGTGGGGAATTTGGTGGAGGAGGTGTGAAGAGGCGAGAACTATATAGGGCTTGCTAGTGAGCAAGAAGACATATCATATGaaacaaagttttcatttttattttacatatttatacataaaactTTCAAGGAACCCTCTGAATCCAACAGAATGTGAATAGCACATCTAAAAATGAACTTCAGGTAGTCAACATTCACAAAATGTTGAAAActgattaaaatatacatattacgGACAGCTATGACTTCACTACGAGGCAGGCATGTATTTTTTGACTTGTATAGCACCGTCATTTACAGTTCTTTAAAACTACAGTGAAGAATGAAAGTAGTCAATGGTAAAATACTGCTCCAACTTAAAATCtcgaaacaaataaaaataaagttaaaactaCCCTCTTTGATTAACCATGACTAGTGATGGTGTCAGTACTGTACATTTTCTgtaacaatattttattaaaatgcctGATATTTAGTGgcacagtaaaaaaattaaaataaattaagaagcaAAGGCCAATCACTGGACATTAAGCTTCAGACATTATCAATGACTAACActgatattttgtttgtttctgcgcCACCTTTAATAACAGCATTTTTACAACcacagaagcaaaataaattctAGCTTGTCCTCTGGTCggatggcttctttcacttcgcGGGCATTTTCTCTGCCATGTGCTTCTGCTGACTTTCGGCATGTCTGTAAAATTAATCATACAATTATTTAGTGCTAAGAAGAGAGATCCAAACTGCTTTCTGATCTGTAGCTAAaacaatcccacaaactgaggtTCGGAGTTACTCGTAATGAAATCAAGAGAATTAAGAAACAGAGCTTAATTCAAATGGATttgtcctctttaatttttatattctaagtaagaatctttttatttaataagttaCTAGATTACCCTGAGAATGGTAGATGTCACTActtttgagaagaaaaagcactgtgtttaaaaaaaaaaaaaagagttaagtaTCGGGAAATTCATCCAACTAATGTTTGATAtgtttctatgtgccaggcactgttcctgGTGCTGTGGATTTGGTGAGTAGACAATGAGGTCTTTGTTTTCGTGGAACATATATTCCAGTGGAGAGAGACAAAAAAGCAACAGATAGCAAAGCAGAAGATAGCAGAGAGAAAATAGTTCTAAGCCAAAAGTCAAAAAAAGGTGTCATGGTAGAAGGTAACTACATGACTACTTTATTtgaacacatgcacacagacacaaatataagcattaaaaaggcTACTGACAGAAATCTGAAGCCAATGATCCAGTTCCACTCTTACAAAAGCTAATGTCTTCCTAACAAATGTAGGTCTTTGCAGATGCCAAGATTTTCCATGTTTGCATACTTCCCTCCCTGCCGCCCTCCCCTCCAATTAATCCAAAGGGCATGATCATGGCAGTGAGGGTAAAAGTAGGGTGGGGTGAGTCTTCTTATTCATCAAGCCCTATTATTGCCTATAAGCCCCAAATTCAGCCAACCCAGCAGCTGGCCAgtggagacagagggggaaaaacgGCCAAGCTGCTTACATCACTTGAATTGCTACTAATTAAACGTTTTCCCAGAGAGTGGTAGGGTTTGACGTCTGCAAAAGACAAATGTCTTGAAGGAcaattctaggaatttataaATTTGGCAAGAGAAAGTCTCTAACGCTGTAGTTTCCAGCTGTAATCAAAGGTTCAGGGGCAGTTTTTGTGTGCTGCCTAGACTTGGGTAGTCAATGACGTCAAGTTTAACTCACTGGTTTTGTGCAGAATGTCTCCGATCTATGGCATAGGGACAAACCACAAATACTTTCAGAAATAGGGAAGTGACAACAGTGTCCTTGCCATATTCAACAGCCCGCAAATAATTGGTGATATTCATTTAACAATAAAGTAACTTGGGGAAAAGATATCAGCCCTTTATTCCTAAAACACAATGCCCTGTAGCAGACCATCTCATGGCCCTGTTTATGTGTATAAAACAGGCTTGATCATTTTTATCAAGTGGCTTATGGGTCTCATTTAAATTCAGCTCAGAAATATTTTGATGCCCACTGAGCTAAGATTCCACTGTGGCTAATTAAATTATagtttctaggggcacctgggtggctcagtcggttgagtgtctgactcttgctttcagctcaggtcatgatcccagggttgtgggatcaagccccgcactgggcccTGTctgagtgtgaagtctgcttgcgattctctctctctctctctctctctctctctctctctctctctgcccctttacccttgtgcacgctctctctctaaaataaattttttaaaaaattatagttcctacagcagttttaaaatatgtatctgtgtgtatctgtgcatgcacatgtgtgtttttctgagagagaaggaaagaacaggaaatagCTTCAGAAAAGCTGGAGAGCTTTGAAAAATCCTAATGCCCAGGCCACCCCACAGAATCATTAAATAAGAATCTCTAGAGGTGGGACCCAGGCACCAATGGTTtataaagctccccaggtgattccaatgtgcagctgaaattgagaaccactgatctaaacTGACACCAGGAATGGAAGAACGTCTCATTATCTACTGGACAGGTAAAGGGAACAGGTGATTAGAACTTCCCAGACGGTGCTCTCGGCCTTCTGGGATCAGGCTGCAAAATTCTGACATTGCTACCTTTAGGTACGTTTAAGTATCCTCAGATCCCCTCACAAGCAAAGTTATATTGTGTAGCCAGGAACGGACATAGGAACTTCTCCCAACCTGTTCCACTTTAAAGGGTTCCTCTAACGCCTTTAAATTAGTAACTCCTCTCCTTTTCACCCCTTGGTTCTGCCTGCCCTGTTTCCCATGGTCACACCATctgaaaggtatttaaaaaacacactgtAAACCTAAGTACAAGCTTAACatttgagagaaaggcagagtctCTCAGTGTCTTCCCTGCAATGAGGAAAGCAACATGCTTTGGGGAGTAGAGGAAAGGTCTCTGCTATCACAGGCAAGTCACAGAATTTACAAAagaatgtacatatttttttttgaagatttaggTTTTGATCTTATATTTCATGAATGATTTCCCATAATCTTCATACCTATTTATAAATTTCTTAGGCTAACAAAAAGGGATTTGTCTTACAGTTGTTGGAGCAGTGCCTGAATACCTCTGTAGGTGGCAATAATATTATGTGAGTGTTGTTGTGATAGTTTAGATACAAGTAAATATGCTGAGGAGTATGAGGCCTtcggcttttttgttttttttgggggggggggcgaggcaATAGAATATCCAAAGCATACAACAGAGTACTGCCCAtaggtctttaaaaaagaaagaaagaaagaaagaaagaaagaaagaaagaaagaaaagcctaaaCATAGttctttagcatttattttgctaccaaaactattttttttttgctttttaaaaaaattttttggtttatattttccaaaactattttaaaacaccaaatatagaaaaatattttactccaTGCTACACATTGAGAAGAGGTCCTGTGGTAGGTGCTAAGCACATTTTCACTACATATGTTTTCAAGCTTCTCTTGGATGGTTCTGGATCATGTGGTTAATTCCTTATGTTATTGAGACAAGCAGTGTTCTTCTTCTCCCTGGGGAGTCTTCTACTCTCTGAATACCATTTCTGGGATTAAGAGTAATTATTACCTCTTGGTTTAAAGACTTCATACGTACTGTCTCAGGAAAGGCACCAAGGCAAACATGAGATCGTAGGAAATACAGTATTTCATGTACTTTATATACTTGTGGTGATAGGCTTTTCTACAAAGAAAACTACTAAGAAATGCAAGATCTGGACTGGCATTAGCCTAATTTCCGTATCCCCCAGGAGAGGAAACATTCTTTACCTCTTTATAGAGAGGTGCTTGGAGCCAGGCCCAGCTAGAAACTCAAGTGCTGGGGTTTCCCCATGGTGAGAGCAATCTGGTGGCCCTGGTGCTGTGGAAAGGTGCCAGTGTTCTTGCCTTCTGGACATGGCAGATGTGATCAAGAGCTGGGTCACATAACAGCAAATGCCGCTCTGTGGCACCTATCACCTGCCAGCAGGGAACAGCTCAGGGCTAACTCCCCAAGGGGACAGTCCTTCAGGAAAAAGTCCTCCTGGGCCAGAAATGCCGACCTGATTTGGGGGAGGCGGTGTAGGAAGTTCTACTGCATTGACAACCCATCACAAAGGGAGGGTGAAAAGGCAATGCATTTGGGAAGGAGTTTTGGCCACTTCCCCTCAGCTAAGCAGCTGACATCGGCAGAGATTAGGTGAGTTACTCATGGAAGTAAGGGGAAGAAGTTCTCTGGGGCTCGCTCTCGCCCCAATTCTTCAACGTTAGGCCATCCTgggctccttttcttctttgggaagGGGGAGGCGTCACTGACCTGGTCAAGTCTTCGATGTCCACCAGCATGGCATCTTGCTCTGTGTGCAGCTCATCTCGGATGAGCAGCAGCTGGACCAACTCCTCATTCAAGCCTGGAGCAAAggaaagagcatttaaaaacagataaaactgcATCAAAGTCTGTATGTGCAGCTCTACAGACCATTATACAAGTTACTTTTGCTAAAATTTAGAATTCTTATGTTAGCTTTTCATAAGCCCAGGAGAAGTCATCAGTCTGCAGACATCACCAGCTCGCATAACTATAGAAGTGTTGGAAGAAAAGCAGTGAAGTATGAAGTATTTCCATTTACGTTCACGTTAAAGTGGGAAAAGAAATCGTTAGCTGCTAGGAAAATAGCTTGCTGGAAAAAGCAGGATTTTCCTTTGAAGAAACGTGCACACAAATGTCTGGGGCATGTTAAGTTTTCCACCTTCCATCCTGAGGACACTCCCACCACCCGAGAGTTGGAGGGACCCACTGTACCCAAAGTGCTACATCAGACGCGCAGCTAGAGGAGGTGACCCACCCATGCTCCAAGGCTTCCTACGGCCCGCAGAAGGAACACCCCTCTGTGCAGGCTGTTCTAAGTCATATCTAAGTCACAGCTACAGATACTGGAAAGCTAGATTTGTTAAGAACCGAAGAAATAACTTGCAATCTCTGGATGAGGACCAAGGAAAATATTCCTTAGGATTTATACTGGGAATAAAACACAGATGAACAGATACATTTCTAATCCTCCTGAAATCCATGCACCAGGTTAATCTGGCTTCTGCTTCTGAAAAATATGAACAAGCAGAAGGGGCTGTCTTATTGTTTTCCCCCTTAGATCGAAGCTTTTAGGTCCAGACGCATGGGAGATAACATTCATTTAGCAGCAAAGCTCTGGGCccagaaacaaaaggaaggaaggaggtatTCAGTATTCAGCCAGGTCCTCCTTGGAAATGCTTTTAGAGATCCTGACTTCAAACGATGCATTGATCTGCCTTTAGTTCAGACTagtttccagtttaaaaaaagggagaaaaaaaattatataaagaggTCTACATTCATCTACTACTGAAAAGAGCTAGATGACAATTTTAGTATTTAGAAGTCTAAGGAAGATATTTCAGTGGTAAAATATCAGAAGGCCTTTCACATCCTTGAAAGAATAATAGTCCTAGTAATTTAGTCTCAACTGAAATTACAATgtagtagaatttttaaaaaaaacctgtgaatCTATGCTTTCCTAATTAGAATGTTAAACCCTTTCTCTTGATTTTAAAACAACACTGAACATATTAGCTTAACTCTGAATACGTCCATATCTTTTTCAGTATGTTGTTagggaagcttttttttttttatatttaaaaaaaaattccactagGATAGCTTTTTATACTAGCTCTCAGTAGAGGGCCCATGTAGtgcatggaaatttttttccccataggaTGGTTTTAACTTTTTACCATGGAAATTTTCGAATTGATACAAAGAGACTGATTTAATGAATCTTCATGTCCCATGCATCCAACCAGCTCCCCAAATCACCAACTCATGGCCAATCTTGACTCTTCGACCTCCCCTTCTCCTACCAGATTAGTTGAAAGCAAATTTCAGACAGCATAttattatttcatctgtaaatgttTCAGTGTGTATCTCTAAacagagttctttttttcttttttagttagcATAACCACAATACCTTCAGCATATGTAACAAACAAGTGCATCTTTAATAAAACATTCCATCCGTGTACAAATTCCTCCGTTGGTCTTAAATGTTTTACAGTTCGTTTGTTTGAATGCATTTGGTTGGCATGTCTCTTAGGTGGTTTTTAATCTGTAAGTCCACAGGATTTTCTAGAATCACACATTCCAGAGGCTGGAGGGCACACGGTTCAGTTGGACTAACCACACCGCCCACGCAAGCAtgttttgtgttctctctctcatcgGGCTCATTTGTGCTCTGCACAAGCAGCCACCTCAAGTGAGCACCTCTCATTTACCACCTACTTGGCACACTTCTGTCACAGGCCCTTCTTTATTCTGGAGGAAAGAAGGCCCGTAATTTGCCGTCCTGTAATTTTCACATACCGGTCGTACATATTTCCCCCACCTCGAGTCCCACAAAATAAGTTGAATTTGATTTGAAGACCTAACATGAACGTATGTACAAGTTATGTTGAGGGAATAAGTGCCTAATCAATGATGTATAACTACGAAATTATATTCCAGGAACAGATGCTGTGAGCCACATACACACCAGGCATTGTGCCAGGCGCTGGGGATCTGAGATGAATAGAAAGGCCCTATCACCTCTATGAACCTTGAAAAGTTCTTCAAGTTTCTGACCCCtttacagtaaaaaaacaaaaacagagccttgtgattctcttccttctcttgcaGCACACAGGAGGAACCCaatgaaacaaacaaaggaaGTGAATCAAAGAGGTCGTAGTATCCCACGAGATTTCACATCTGACCCCCCATTTCCAAGCACACCGTACTCTTACTTTCAATCTGGGAATGGAGATCATTGACTATCACTTGTAGCTGCCCAAGAGTCATGTCCCGTAGGTCAGTGGGCTTTAAACTCCTTTTCATCAGGCATTCACTTATATGAGGCATGTGTGGCAGCTGAAGGTACAAAGGGAAGAAACGGAGGTGTGAACAGAGCAGCAGGTACACTGAATGCAAACCACACTCTCACCCACCCACTTCAGTTTAGGTTCTGGGCTCCAGAGCTTTCCCAGGCTGACTTTTCCCGTGCGAGGGCCCCCCACACTTGCACCACACTGTCTACGACACTATGGCACCAAAATGCTACACTACTTTAATCAAAAGCTTTCTGATTGGTCTAGAACACAGGCTGTGACAACCCTGAATCGATTGTCATATCCACAAATGAATGACTAGGGAGCTCAAGGAATATGAATGACAtggataaaattaataatatcagTTATTCATCAACTGGTACCGTGTTAGGAGCACTGTGCTGTGTCTTTGAACGCTTTGTTCACGGAACTCCCCAGTCATGCTCTGACACAGGcgttgttatccccattttacagatgacaaaactgaggcttaTGTAACTTGCCCAGAGCCCCACAGCAGGTCAATGGCAGGGCTGGACTCCCAAGCTCAGGGCTCTTATCCACTATGCAATCCTGTCTTCGCTGAAAGGTGGGAATGAGAGCCAAACAACAGCGAGTTCTGCCACATCAGAACCAATAGGTTCTAAATGGATGGCCTTAATGGCATTAACATATGCCCATGACAGCTAATATTGCTCCTAAGAAATACAGTAGATATGAACCAAGAAcaaagtttacttttgtgtaatctGTTGCTATGTATCTTTCAGCGATACagtaggaaggaaaaagaaacgaACTCAAATATTTCTCAATGACAGTACTTTTTACAAACTGCCTTGTAGAAACCCAAGTTTGCATAACTCTGGGAAAGAACTGGAACAGCGTCAACCGTTTGCAGCCACCAAACACTTGCTGGCGTTTCAGTGTTCACTACTTACGAGATCAGCGACGGGAGactttttcctgttctgtttttcCACTTCTACTTGCATTTTGGCCATTGGTTTGGCCATGGCTAGGGCCATTTTGGCTTCAGCTTGCAATTTCTTTTGCCTTGTGAGGAAATCCATGTCATCCAGGGATTCGGATTCCTCTTCAGTCGTGTCTCTATCGGAATAGGAAGAACTCTGTTTGCTCTGTGAAGGGAAAAAGAGCAGCCCTGAGCTTTCTGAGCT from Panthera uncia isolate 11264 chromosome C2, Puncia_PCG_1.0, whole genome shotgun sequence encodes the following:
- the SCHIP1 gene encoding schwannomin-interacting protein 1 isoform X3, whose translation is MVHQENCSYQAQKNERESIRQKLALGSFFDDGPGIYTSCSKSGKPSLSSRLQSGMNLQICFVNDSGSDKDSDADDSKTETSLDTPLSPMSKQSSSYSDRDTTEEESESLDDMDFLTRQKKLQAEAKMALAMAKPMAKMQVEVEKQNRKKSPVADLLPHMPHISECLMKRSLKPTDLRDMTLGQLQVIVNDLHSQIESLNEELVQLLLIRDELHTEQDAMLVDIEDLTRHAESQQKHMAEKMPAK
- the SCHIP1 gene encoding schwannomin-interacting protein 1 isoform X2, with amino-acid sequence MNLDSDGVDDIISQESPLDMEGNYKKAQKNERESIRQKLALGSFFDDGPGIYTSCSKSGKPSLSSRLQSGMNLQICFVNDSGSDKDSDADDSKTETSLDTPLSPMSKQSSSYSDRDTTEEESESLDDMDFLTRQKKLQAEAKMALAMAKPMAKMQVEVEKQNRKKSPVADLLPHMPHISECLMKRSLKPTDLRDMTLGQLQVIVNDLHSQIESLNEELVQLLLIRDELHTEQDAMLVDIEDLTRHAESQQKHMAEKMPAK